In a single window of the Streptacidiphilus sp. P02-A3a genome:
- a CDS encoding CoA-acylating methylmalonate-semialdehyde dehydrogenase has translation MSKHITHWIGGRQVANADSASRRGDIFDPATGKVTGQVDFAAIGDVDAAVSAAVAAFPDWRNASLAKRTTVLFNFRELLNARKDELAAIIVAEHGKVHSDALGEIARGQEVVEYACGIPQLLKGGFTEQASTGVDVYSIRQPLGPVAIISPFNFPAMVPMWFFPIAVAAGNTVILKPSEKDPSAANFLAELWKEAGLPDGVFNVVHGDKVAVDRLLEHPDVKSVSFVGSTPIARYVYETGTRYGKRVQALGGAKNHMLVLPDSDLDLAADSAINAGFGAAGERCMAVSVLVAVDPIGDELVEKIKQRMATLKVGPGCNGDSDMGPLVTGVHRDKVTSYLESGVADGAELAVDGRKHPITDADKHGEPTADGFWLGPTLFDHVKPGMSVYNDEIFGPVLSVVRVSSYEEGLELINSNPYGNGVAIFTNDGGAARRFQNEVEVGMVGINVPIPVPVAYYSFGGWKASLFGDSHAYGADGVNFFTRGKAVTSRWLDPSHGGLNLGFPTNA, from the coding sequence TTGAGCAAGCACATCACCCACTGGATCGGCGGCCGTCAGGTAGCCAACGCGGACAGCGCCTCGCGTCGCGGTGACATCTTCGACCCGGCCACCGGCAAGGTCACCGGCCAGGTCGACTTCGCCGCCATCGGGGACGTCGACGCGGCCGTCAGCGCCGCCGTCGCGGCCTTCCCCGACTGGCGCAACGCGTCCCTGGCCAAGCGCACCACGGTCCTGTTCAACTTCCGTGAGCTGCTGAACGCGCGCAAGGACGAGCTGGCCGCGATCATCGTCGCCGAGCACGGCAAGGTGCACTCCGACGCCCTCGGCGAGATCGCTCGCGGCCAGGAGGTCGTCGAGTACGCCTGCGGCATCCCGCAGTTGCTCAAGGGCGGCTTCACCGAGCAGGCCTCCACCGGCGTCGACGTCTACTCGATCCGCCAGCCGCTCGGCCCGGTCGCGATCATCTCGCCGTTCAACTTCCCGGCGATGGTGCCGATGTGGTTCTTCCCGATCGCGGTCGCGGCCGGGAACACGGTCATCCTCAAGCCCTCCGAGAAGGACCCCTCGGCCGCCAACTTCCTGGCGGAGCTGTGGAAGGAAGCCGGTCTGCCGGACGGTGTCTTCAACGTCGTGCACGGCGACAAGGTCGCCGTCGACCGGCTGCTGGAGCACCCGGACGTCAAGTCCGTCTCCTTCGTGGGCTCGACCCCGATCGCCCGCTACGTCTACGAGACCGGGACCCGCTACGGCAAGCGCGTGCAGGCCCTCGGCGGCGCCAAGAACCACATGCTGGTCCTGCCCGACTCGGACCTCGACCTGGCCGCCGACTCCGCGATCAACGCGGGCTTCGGCGCGGCCGGTGAGCGCTGCATGGCGGTGTCCGTGCTGGTGGCCGTCGACCCGATCGGCGACGAGCTGGTCGAGAAGATCAAGCAGCGGATGGCCACCCTGAAGGTCGGCCCGGGCTGCAACGGCGACTCGGACATGGGCCCGCTGGTCACCGGCGTGCACCGGGACAAGGTCACCTCCTACCTGGAGTCCGGCGTGGCCGACGGCGCGGAGCTGGCCGTCGACGGCCGCAAGCACCCGATCACCGACGCGGACAAGCACGGCGAGCCGACGGCGGACGGCTTCTGGCTCGGCCCGACCCTGTTCGACCACGTCAAGCCCGGCATGTCGGTCTACAACGACGAGATCTTCGGCCCGGTGCTCTCGGTCGTCCGCGTCTCCTCCTACGAGGAGGGGCTGGAGCTGATCAACAGCAACCCGTACGGCAACGGCGTCGCCATCTTCACCAACGACGGTGGTGCCGCCCGCCGCTTCCAGAACGAGGTCGAGGTCGGCATGGTCGGCATCAACGTGCCGATCCCGGTCCCGGTCGCGTACTACTCCTTCGGCGGCTGGAAGGCCTCCCTGTTCGGGGACAGCCACGCCTACGGTGCCGACGGCGTCAACTTCTTCACCCGGGGCAAGGCCGTGACCTCGCGCTGGCTCGACCCGAGCCACGGCGGCCTGAACCTGGGCTTCCCCACCAACGCCTGA
- a CDS encoding TetR/AcrR family transcriptional regulator, giving the protein MANPRPETRSRVLRTAATLFRRQGYHGTGLNQLLSESNAPKGSLYFHFPGGKEQLAAEAVTLSAGELGAQIREAMLQATDPATAIVTLGNLFAGPLAESGFREGCPIATVAMETSGDNEQIRQACSEAYGGWLAGLTLLMGAWGVPQPEAAPLAELVLSGIQGALLLAKVQQDCSPIHQVAASLGAVVAAAVHRQSTTELV; this is encoded by the coding sequence ATGGCCAATCCCCGCCCAGAGACGCGGTCGAGGGTGCTGCGGACCGCCGCGACGCTCTTCCGACGTCAGGGCTACCACGGCACCGGGCTCAACCAGCTGCTCAGCGAGAGCAATGCGCCCAAGGGATCGCTCTATTTCCACTTCCCCGGCGGAAAGGAACAGCTCGCCGCCGAGGCGGTCACCCTGTCCGCCGGGGAACTCGGCGCGCAGATCCGCGAGGCGATGCTCCAGGCGACGGACCCAGCGACCGCGATCGTCACCCTCGGGAACCTGTTCGCCGGTCCGCTGGCGGAGTCCGGCTTCCGCGAGGGCTGCCCGATCGCGACCGTTGCCATGGAGACCTCCGGTGACAACGAGCAGATCCGCCAGGCCTGTTCGGAGGCCTACGGCGGATGGCTGGCCGGGCTGACCCTGCTCATGGGGGCGTGGGGTGTGCCGCAGCCGGAGGCGGCACCTCTGGCGGAGCTCGTGCTCTCGGGCATCCAGGGTGCACTGCTGCTGGCGAAGGTCCAGCAGGACTGCTCGCCGATCCACCAGGTCGCCGCCAGCCTGGGCGCGGTCGTGGCCGCAGCGGTCCACCGACAGTCGACCACTGAGCTGGTTTGA
- the gabT gene encoding 4-aminobutyrate--2-oxoglutarate transaminase translates to MSAAPSSAGQLPGGPSLPQERRIVTAIPGPKSQELQARKLAAVAAGVGTTLPVYITRAGGGVVEDVDGNSLIDFGAGIAVTNVGNSAQAVVDRAAAQLAAFTHTCFMVTPYEGYVAVAEQLNELTPGDHEKRSALFNSGAEAVENAVKIARAYTKRTAVVVFDHGYHGRTNLTMGMTAKNMPYKQGFGPFAPEVYRVPVAYPYRWLTGAENAAADAAAQAIDIITKQIGADNVAAIVIEPIQGEGGFIEPAKGFLPAIVEFARANGIVFVADEIQTGFCRTGQWFACEDEGIVPDLITTAKGIAGGLPLAAVTGRAEIMDAAHGGGLGGTYGGNPVACAAALGSIETMKELDLNAKAQAIGATMLPRLHAMQEKHDIIGDVRGRGAMIAVELVKPGSKDPNPEATAAIAKACHAQGLLVLTAGTYGNVLRFLPPLVMPEHLLAEGLDILDSVFDAL, encoded by the coding sequence ATGAGCGCTGCTCCGTCCAGCGCCGGGCAGCTGCCCGGCGGCCCGTCGCTCCCCCAGGAGCGCCGCATCGTCACCGCCATCCCCGGCCCGAAGTCGCAGGAGCTCCAGGCGCGCAAGCTCGCCGCGGTAGCCGCCGGCGTCGGCACCACCCTGCCGGTGTACATCACCCGCGCAGGCGGCGGTGTGGTGGAGGACGTCGACGGCAACTCCCTGATCGACTTCGGTGCGGGCATCGCCGTGACCAACGTCGGCAACAGCGCGCAGGCGGTCGTGGACCGCGCCGCCGCGCAGCTCGCCGCGTTCACCCACACCTGTTTCATGGTCACCCCGTACGAGGGCTACGTCGCCGTCGCCGAGCAGCTCAACGAGCTGACCCCGGGCGACCACGAGAAGCGCAGCGCGCTGTTCAACTCCGGCGCCGAGGCCGTCGAGAACGCGGTCAAGATCGCCCGCGCCTACACCAAGCGCACCGCCGTCGTGGTCTTCGACCACGGCTACCACGGCCGCACCAACCTCACCATGGGCATGACGGCGAAGAACATGCCGTACAAGCAGGGCTTCGGCCCGTTCGCGCCCGAGGTCTACCGGGTCCCGGTGGCCTACCCCTACCGCTGGCTGACCGGTGCGGAGAACGCCGCCGCCGACGCCGCCGCCCAGGCCATCGACATCATCACCAAGCAGATCGGCGCCGACAACGTCGCCGCCATCGTGATCGAGCCGATCCAGGGCGAGGGCGGCTTCATCGAGCCGGCCAAGGGCTTCCTCCCGGCGATCGTCGAGTTCGCCCGCGCCAACGGCATCGTCTTCGTCGCGGACGAGATCCAGACCGGCTTCTGCCGCACCGGCCAGTGGTTCGCCTGCGAGGACGAGGGCATCGTCCCCGACCTGATCACCACCGCCAAGGGCATCGCCGGCGGCCTGCCGCTGGCGGCCGTCACCGGCCGCGCCGAGATCATGGACGCGGCCCACGGCGGCGGCCTCGGCGGCACCTACGGCGGCAACCCGGTCGCCTGCGCCGCCGCCCTCGGCTCCATCGAGACGATGAAGGAGCTGGACCTCAACGCCAAGGCCCAGGCCATCGGCGCCACCATGCTGCCGCGCCTGCACGCCATGCAGGAGAAGCACGACATCATCGGCGACGTCCGGGGCCGGGGCGCGATGATCGCGGTCGAGCTGGTCAAGCCCGGCAGCAAGGACCCCAACCCGGAGGCCACCGCCGCCATCGCCAAGGCCTGCCACGCCCAGGGCCTGCTGGTCCTCACCGCGGGCACCTACGGCAACGTGCTCCGTTTCCTGCCGCCGCTGGTCATGCCCGAGCACCTGCTCGCCGAGGGCCTGGACATCCTCGACAGCGTGTTCGACGCGCTCTGA
- a CDS encoding phosphatase PAP2 family protein produces MEKQRPPVTDPHRRHTAEDTTASSGSRPLSRSTVRRAHTPRAERTGDHHSHPGALPPAPGWLLRVLESVWLPVVLLLVLALLTEQVATHGPLLAVDRWVRRDTLHLVAENPYPWLDHLAEWWTDLGSSTIAIGLLVGATLAAALRARSWQPLLSATLAGAALFATVIPGKILIGRPGPEGQPVGPGDWGWFPSGHTSTASVCLGTAAWLLALGCASARLRRLLYTTTTLLCAGVGVCLIWRDYHWFLDVLAGWCLSGVILWSLIRWSPRASGR; encoded by the coding sequence ATGGAGAAGCAGCGCCCGCCGGTGACCGACCCTCACCGGCGACACACCGCCGAGGACACCACGGCGAGCTCCGGCTCGCGCCCCCTCAGCCGATCGACCGTCCGTCGCGCCCACACCCCCCGGGCAGAGCGGACCGGCGATCACCACAGCCACCCCGGGGCTCTCCCCCCTGCTCCGGGGTGGCTTCTCCGCGTCCTGGAGTCGGTCTGGCTGCCGGTGGTACTGCTGCTCGTGCTGGCCCTGCTCACCGAGCAGGTGGCCACCCACGGTCCACTGCTCGCCGTCGACCGCTGGGTCCGCCGCGACACGCTGCACCTGGTCGCGGAGAACCCGTACCCGTGGCTCGACCACCTCGCCGAGTGGTGGACCGACCTCGGCAGCTCCACCATCGCGATCGGCCTGCTGGTCGGCGCGACCCTGGCAGCGGCCCTGCGGGCCCGCTCCTGGCAGCCGCTGCTCAGCGCGACGCTGGCCGGAGCCGCGCTGTTCGCCACCGTCATCCCCGGGAAGATCCTGATCGGCCGCCCGGGTCCCGAAGGCCAACCGGTCGGCCCGGGCGACTGGGGCTGGTTCCCTTCCGGCCACACCAGCACGGCCAGCGTCTGCCTCGGCACCGCCGCCTGGCTGCTCGCCCTCGGCTGTGCCTCGGCCCGGCTCCGCCGCCTGCTCTACACGACCACCACGCTGCTGTGCGCGGGTGTCGGTGTCTGCCTCATCTGGCGGGACTACCACTGGTTCCTCGACGTCCTCGCCGGGTGGTGCCTCAGCGGCGTGATCCTGTGGTCGCTAATTCGCTGGTCCCCCCGGGCCTCGGGTAGGTAG
- a CDS encoding FAD-binding oxidoreductase — translation MESAHSLADVQYTSFWLADPGRPEALPALTGDTTCDLLVVGGGYTGLWTALLAKERDPARDVVLVEGQEVGWAASGRNGGFCAASLTHGFFNGLERWPEELRTLERLGHENLQAIEDAVERYGIDCDWERTGELDVATEPHQVEELREGAEQMAEYGANAVFLDAEAVRAEVDSPTFLAGLWDKDGVAMVHPAKLAWGLKRACLELGVRIFEHTPATDLAESGPGMAVRTPYGRIFARHVALGTNIFPSLVKRVRPFLAPVYDFALMTEPLTDEQLASIGWKNRQGLGDCNNQFHYFRISADNRILWGGYDAIYHYGGKVRAEYDHRPETYEKLAGHFFTAFPQLAGIRFTHAWGGAIDTCSRFSAFFGTAHKGKVSYAVGYTGLGVGATRFGADVMLDLLSGERTERTELQMVKSKPLPFPPEPVKWAGIGITKWSLDRADHNQGKRNLWLKAMDAMGLGFDS, via the coding sequence ATGGAATCGGCCCATTCTCTTGCCGACGTCCAGTACACCTCCTTCTGGCTGGCCGACCCCGGCCGGCCAGAGGCGCTGCCCGCGCTGACCGGTGACACCACCTGCGACCTGCTGGTCGTCGGCGGCGGCTACACCGGGCTGTGGACGGCGCTGCTGGCCAAGGAGCGCGACCCCGCCCGCGACGTGGTGCTGGTCGAGGGCCAGGAGGTCGGCTGGGCCGCCTCCGGCCGCAACGGCGGCTTCTGCGCGGCCAGCCTCACCCACGGCTTCTTCAACGGCCTGGAGCGCTGGCCCGAGGAACTGCGCACGCTGGAGCGCCTCGGCCACGAGAACCTCCAGGCGATCGAGGACGCGGTCGAGCGCTACGGCATCGACTGCGACTGGGAGCGCACCGGCGAACTCGACGTGGCCACCGAGCCGCACCAGGTCGAGGAACTGCGCGAGGGCGCCGAGCAGATGGCCGAGTACGGCGCGAACGCGGTGTTCCTGGACGCCGAGGCGGTGCGCGCCGAGGTGGACTCGCCGACCTTCCTGGCCGGGCTCTGGGACAAGGACGGCGTGGCCATGGTCCACCCGGCCAAGCTCGCCTGGGGCCTCAAGCGGGCCTGCCTGGAGCTGGGCGTGCGGATCTTCGAGCACACCCCCGCCACCGACCTCGCCGAGAGCGGCCCGGGCATGGCCGTGCGCACCCCCTACGGGCGGATCTTCGCCCGGCACGTGGCGCTCGGGACCAACATCTTCCCCAGCCTGGTGAAGCGGGTCCGGCCGTTCCTGGCCCCGGTCTACGACTTCGCGCTGATGACCGAACCGCTCACGGACGAACAGCTCGCGTCCATCGGCTGGAAGAACCGGCAGGGCCTGGGCGACTGCAACAACCAGTTCCACTACTTCCGGATCTCCGCCGACAACCGCATCCTCTGGGGCGGCTACGACGCGATCTACCACTACGGCGGCAAGGTCCGCGCCGAGTACGACCACCGTCCGGAGACCTACGAGAAGCTGGCCGGCCACTTCTTCACCGCCTTCCCGCAGCTGGCCGGGATCAGGTTCACCCACGCCTGGGGCGGGGCGATCGACACCTGTAGCCGCTTCTCGGCGTTCTTCGGCACCGCCCACAAGGGGAAGGTCTCCTACGCCGTCGGCTACACCGGCCTCGGCGTCGGCGCCACCCGCTTCGGCGCCGACGTGATGCTGGACCTGCTCTCCGGCGAGCGCACCGAGCGCACCGAACTGCAGATGGTGAAGAGCAAGCCGCTGCCGTTCCCGCCCGAGCCGGTCAAGTGGGCGGGCATCGGGATCACCAAGTGGTCCCTGGACCGCGCCGACCATAACCAGGGCAAGCGCAACCTCTGGCTGAAGGCCATGGACGCCATGGGCCTCGGCTTCGACAGCTGA
- a CDS encoding ATP-binding protein has product MSLEGARERQSGQMNESVSYPPPPKEPPRGLPPQATAVPGARPRAVGAGGPGFDLAGWLAAPRHVGTPGVYGLGPAPRVKHEQEDAATTTPAWKLLLRALLNLVVAWEVFYYLIGFVLSFVSTIIPTSWRNGLTGIVIQLATQAVVIALLVRVFGGMGRWPLVWRRYGLPVARAAVRRLSGAGEGRVSIPVQGGVQPQPVDPWREFRPLVHPEDLALVEQETAQGRVADIDHQRLSRALECVRDHPDRLTALLDAVRDHGAAACAHPSGVRDLAGRGAQHDLLLGQVRLGRAEDVPKNPAEYRGTEVALDPVLLGTSLLAVGPAGTGKTARLARPVAEALCLQALSGTAVVVVVGGDGADLGPDSWYDVVIAPGAARSWYGLDLFGGARSADAAAAQLADALLPDELAARTDSARQAMQQVVGPFRAAHGRPPGVRELSLLLRGEPEAWDGLRQALHAAGLLEEYRHELAQRERTRGQGDDPGVLLADRLALLDRPVFAGCFNPSASPAGVVPDSMPLFAMHALDHPLRVRLRLPEHSHPEAARIMARLAVAQFLHAAGTRQDRSLFAGLVVDDASGVIDTHTVRGLQRLRGARAGAVLLLRTLADLPEALREPLFGAVGGRMAFPGIAPWDGTLFAETWGTVWVDEKDVTRAPDTSGGFLKRTWRSARAVLEGEKAQTESVTTRRVERRRWSPSDLAQLLPGGHAVLSLTAVDGTPVPPLLVDLRG; this is encoded by the coding sequence ATGTCACTGGAAGGCGCGCGGGAGCGGCAGTCCGGGCAGATGAACGAATCGGTGTCGTATCCGCCGCCTCCGAAGGAGCCCCCCCGCGGGCTGCCGCCGCAGGCCACGGCGGTGCCGGGGGCGCGTCCGCGGGCGGTCGGCGCAGGGGGGCCGGGGTTCGACCTGGCCGGGTGGCTGGCGGCGCCGCGGCACGTCGGGACACCGGGGGTGTACGGGCTGGGACCGGCTCCGCGGGTGAAGCACGAGCAGGAGGACGCGGCGACCACCACCCCTGCCTGGAAACTGCTGCTGCGCGCACTGCTCAACCTGGTGGTGGCCTGGGAGGTGTTCTACTACCTGATCGGTTTCGTCCTTTCCTTTGTGTCCACGATCATTCCGACCTCATGGCGGAATGGACTCACTGGCATCGTGATTCAGCTGGCTACGCAGGCTGTTGTGATCGCGCTGCTGGTCAGGGTGTTCGGCGGGATGGGGCGGTGGCCGCTGGTCTGGCGCCGGTACGGGCTGCCGGTGGCGCGGGCTGCCGTGCGGCGGCTGTCCGGGGCCGGGGAGGGGCGGGTGAGCATCCCGGTGCAGGGCGGCGTGCAGCCGCAGCCGGTCGACCCCTGGCGGGAGTTCCGGCCACTGGTGCATCCGGAGGATCTGGCGCTGGTGGAGCAGGAGACCGCACAGGGGCGGGTCGCCGACATCGACCACCAGCGGCTCAGCCGCGCGCTGGAGTGCGTTCGCGACCACCCGGACCGGCTGACCGCGCTGCTGGACGCCGTCCGCGACCACGGCGCCGCCGCCTGCGCGCACCCTTCGGGCGTCCGCGACCTGGCCGGGCGCGGCGCGCAGCACGATCTGCTGCTGGGGCAGGTGCGGCTCGGCCGGGCCGAGGACGTGCCGAAGAACCCCGCCGAGTACCGGGGCACGGAGGTGGCGCTGGACCCGGTGCTGCTCGGTACCTCGCTGCTCGCGGTCGGGCCCGCCGGGACCGGCAAGACCGCGCGGCTGGCCCGCCCGGTCGCCGAGGCGCTGTGCCTGCAGGCGCTGTCCGGGACGGCGGTCGTGGTGGTGGTCGGCGGCGACGGCGCCGACCTGGGCCCGGACTCCTGGTACGACGTGGTGATCGCGCCCGGCGCGGCCCGGTCGTGGTACGGCCTGGACCTCTTCGGCGGCGCGCGGTCCGCCGACGCCGCGGCCGCGCAGCTGGCGGACGCGCTGCTGCCGGACGAGCTGGCCGCCCGCACCGACAGCGCCCGGCAGGCGATGCAGCAGGTCGTCGGCCCGTTCCGGGCGGCGCACGGGCGTCCGCCCGGGGTGCGCGAGCTGTCGCTGCTGCTGCGCGGTGAACCGGAGGCCTGGGACGGGCTGCGGCAGGCGCTGCACGCCGCCGGGCTGTTGGAGGAGTACCGGCACGAGCTGGCACAGCGGGAGCGGACCCGGGGCCAGGGCGACGATCCCGGGGTGCTGCTGGCGGACCGGCTGGCGCTGCTGGACCGGCCGGTGTTCGCGGGCTGCTTCAACCCCTCGGCGAGCCCGGCCGGGGTGGTGCCGGACAGCATGCCGCTGTTCGCGATGCACGCGCTGGACCATCCGCTGCGGGTGCGGCTGCGGCTGCCGGAGCACAGCCACCCGGAGGCGGCCCGGATCATGGCCCGGCTGGCGGTCGCGCAGTTCCTGCACGCGGCCGGGACCCGGCAGGACCGCTCGCTCTTCGCCGGACTGGTGGTGGACGACGCCTCCGGTGTGATCGACACGCACACCGTGCGCGGACTCCAGCGGCTGCGCGGGGCCCGGGCCGGAGCGGTGCTGCTGCTGCGCACCCTCGCCGACCTGCCGGAAGCGCTGCGGGAGCCGCTGTTCGGGGCGGTCGGCGGCCGGATGGCCTTCCCCGGGATCGCTCCCTGGGACGGCACCCTGTTCGCCGAGACCTGGGGCACGGTCTGGGTCGACGAGAAGGACGTGACCCGGGCGCCGGACACCTCCGGCGGCTTCCTGAAGCGCACCTGGCGCAGCGCCAGGGCGGTCCTGGAAGGAGAGAAGGCGCAGACCGAGAGCGTCACCACCCGAAGGGTGGAACGCCGCCGCTGGTCCCCCTCGGACCTGGCCCAACTGCTGCCGGGCGGGCACGCGGTGCTGTCGCTGACGGCGGTGGACGGCACCCCGGTCCCGCCGCTGCTGGTCGATCTGCGCGGCTGA
- a CDS encoding class I SAM-dependent methyltransferase encodes MTAHSTRRFYDDLADEYHLLYPDWQAGVERQGAALDRLIHDRLGPGGQRIWDCACGIGTQALGLAARGHDVLGTDLSPAAAARAAREADARGLRLRTAAGDMRRPPVAADAFDVVLCADNSLAHLLTEADINAALRAMHRSLRPGGLLLLGMRDYEQARAEQRPATLPQVTPTEAGRSISFQLWHWHPDGERYDLEHIQLLPNGAHSDDWQVRVRRATSWALSHTQISDLVTAAGFRDATWLTPQQTGFIQPILNANKAP; translated from the coding sequence GTGACAGCCCACTCAACCCGCCGGTTCTACGACGACCTCGCCGACGAGTACCACCTGCTCTACCCGGACTGGCAGGCCGGAGTGGAGCGTCAGGGAGCCGCGCTCGACCGGCTGATCCACGACCGGCTCGGGCCCGGCGGTCAGCGGATCTGGGACTGCGCCTGCGGTATCGGAACCCAGGCCCTCGGCCTGGCCGCCCGGGGACACGACGTCCTCGGTACCGACCTCAGCCCGGCCGCGGCCGCCCGCGCGGCCCGCGAGGCCGACGCCCGGGGCCTGCGGCTGCGCACCGCGGCGGGCGACATGCGTCGGCCACCGGTGGCGGCGGACGCCTTCGACGTCGTCCTGTGCGCCGACAACTCCCTGGCCCACCTGCTCACCGAGGCAGACATCAACGCCGCACTGCGCGCGATGCACCGCAGCCTGCGCCCCGGCGGCCTGCTGCTGCTCGGGATGCGCGACTACGAGCAGGCCCGCGCGGAACAGCGCCCGGCAACCCTCCCGCAGGTCACCCCCACCGAGGCCGGTCGCAGCATCAGCTTCCAGCTGTGGCACTGGCACCCGGACGGCGAGCGCTACGACCTGGAGCACATCCAACTGCTCCCGAACGGCGCCCACAGTGACGACTGGCAGGTCCGCGTCCGCCGAGCCACTTCCTGGGCACTGAGCCACACCCAGATCAGCGACCTGGTCACCGCCGCCGGCTTCCGCGACGCCACCTGGCTCACCCCGCAGCAGACCGGTTTCATCCAACCGATCCTCAACGCAAACAAGGCCCCCTGA